The Corvus moneduloides isolate bCorMon1 chromosome 1, bCorMon1.pri, whole genome shotgun sequence nucleotide sequence AAATAAGAGTGAGCTTTCCATGTTTGTTTAAACAGGCTAAAAAATCAGGTGACAGATCTGGGGATTTCAGCGTTATGGACATCCCTTTCTATTTACTAAAGAATCTTGGTGGTGCCTTGACCTGATGACTAAAAGGATAATTTTCTGAAAGGGTCCTTTTACCTGACAGATTTTCATCTGTAATGCCGGGGTAGACAGGGCATGTTACCCAGATGGATTTattcaaaaggtttttttctcaagaaaatctaaaatttaatttaaaatgttataaTGCAGAGCAGCTGTATTATTTCTGATGGTCTTAAAGGTATCCCCACAAGGCAGAACATCTTGATGTCTTTAGACAAAGTGATTGTGTATTCACAATTCAAGAAAAGTGCCACAATCAGCATCTTCTAAGGAGAAATCATGCTGGATAACACAGTGGGGAAAAAGCATACACCTGATGACTCTGCATAGACACTTTCTGTTTAGCCCATATTCATCTATAAGCACATAATGAATGAAGATTCCATAAGAAAGtattctgatttcttttgtCATCTCTGAATCAATTTCCAAGTTAAAAAATGGGTGTTATGGGAATCTGTGGGATTTGGAAGGTCTAGTCAAGCAGACTTCCAGATGAGCTACTTTAATGTGagaaactgttttccttcccatcttTCATATTctcccttgattttttttttaattaggttGTGTCTCTTTATGCTAACACCCTTCTTGAGTTGCTTATAAATCAGAAGTTCAGCAGACTTGGCACATGTGACCAGTAGAAGGCTGGTGCACATTAACCCCGGTGTTAATGACAGGGGTCTGTCGTGTTCTCTTGGTCAGAGGAGCAGAATGTCAAAACAGCTGTAAAACTGACACACTGCTCAATAAGAGAATGAGAATGGAGTGTCTTTATCGGAGATGGACGAGGGGGTTAAAGTCTTATGTGCTTATAATCTAAAGGATTTGAGAAAACCACTTTCCATTTGGCTGTGTTTCTCAGGTTGCCCTTACAGCAGATTTGGGGGTTTCACGGGGAGgtgagaagaaaacactgatgATATCACAACACCTCGGGCTTCCATAGCCCACCTACATTagtgacagagaaaataatttaatctgatttctctatttttcttctcacagcAACTTCATGTTTGCATCTAAACCAAAACACTTCCCTCTCAACATGTGCCCATCTCCCACAAGTTGTTTGCATTCTCTAAAAGTtgaaaaacctcagaaaatgtattttcttcaggtTAACCCTATCagagttttatatttttatgccTCTGCTATCATTTAAAGATATACAGATATAGATATCTCAAAACAGTCTCATCTGATCAGTTTTATATTCAGAACTAGCCTCCTCTGCTGGATATTTACAGTCAAACTTAATTCATTaggcctttttttcccactagTGCAGCATTATTAATTTATGCATTCTGGAGTGTATATATAAACATTCAGCTATAAATATGATCATGATTATTTGTACCCCAGAAGACAGGCAATATTTTTATAACATTCACTCATGCTTAACTGAATATAAATCAAACTACACTGCATAAAAAATCCACATCTAAAATTGAAAGAATATTTGTATTCTTGCAGACTAATAACAAGCCTTTGAAATCCAAAAGCTGActtatttgtatatttttcatatctttGGAGACATATTTATTTAGGTAAAGATGGTATAGCCTGTATAAGGTATTTAATAATACATTTGTATTAATTTGATGTGGAATTCAGAGTTCACTCACACTGTAGGTATGTAGGTAGATCCCACTAacattaaaattgaaaaaactAAACATATATGTTAGGAAATGCCTCTTAATTCCAAGATGCAAATGTACTTTCCTGCACCAAAAGATTTCTGAAGCCAAGCTAATTCCTGTCTAGGAATAAGTCAATGTTTTCCTCATTGTCTGAGGGAAGCAGATAACATGCTTTCATTCTGATTCAGGAACTGCAATTGAAAGCATTTGGCTTTCTGTAGTAACTCCACATTATTTAACATCAGCAATATAATTCTGAAGTTTGAAAATACTTGATCATACTAACCAGGAGCCCTGAAGCActtgaaacaattttttataGATTGACTTGCAAGACAGGATTTCTATCTTGGGAATGTGAGATAAAAATCTAAAAAGTTAGAGCATATAATAGTAAGACATTCGGGTCTTCCTATTGAACTGAATTTgccattttatttgcatttacatAGAGCCAGGCAACTACCAGGGTAGAAGTAAGTTTCTGAAGTCATGCAAAGGCACAGAGCCTGTCCCCAGTTAACCCCTTTATCCTGGGTTGGGGTGTGAGCATTGGCAGTTGAGGTTTATATAGTCATGCCATGTGTGTTTGTGgtggagggttttttgtttgtttttagctTAATGGTCAATTGAAGGATTTGGGACAGTGTGCAGACCCGTGTACGGCGATAATTTCtctacttctgttttcctttcttagcTTTCCACCTTATACTATGCAGAATATCAAAGATAGATATCCTTAGCTCTTTGATTGATGAATTAGCAATTGTGTTGGCAGGATAAGGTAgggcttttttatttgtttggttttttgttttttgttttttaaactcagttgtggttttggttgcttttttgttttgtttgtttgcttgcttgcgttttttgttgtttgtgttgggtgttttttgCAAGAAAAGCATAAGGTTTTTGCCCTTCACCTGGCTCTTCTACTAGAAATCATACAGAATCATGTGATTAAATTTACTAGACTCAGAAATTATTCATGTGTTATAATCTGATGTTTGCGGAAGTCCATGCCTAAGTAAGAGGTGGTAACCAGTCCACCCAGCTCAAATTGTGTTTACCTAATAAATTGTGATTTTAGTATTACTATTGTTTTGTATGTCAGAACACAAAATGTTTTagataaagattaaaaaaaaaacaacccacagcATAAAGTCAGacattttttgattttgttttgtccCTCTTTATCTTACTACTTAATCTTAAAAGATTAATTTGTGAAATGAGTTGGATGACTAAATCAAGAATTCAAGGTGTGTCTAGCATAGTGTTTTAGAGGGGATATGTATTACAGAATGAAGACATGAAAGAGAAACTCATAAATCACTTCTAACACTTAAAATTCTTCTGAATCCATTAAAACTTAAAACAGGGGAAGATGTATTTCAAGACAGAAGTCTCAGCATAATTTGTGTCTTTTTACCACCACTGTATCTAAAAGAATAATTGCTTCCACTATAACATTTTCCCTAGACACATAAAAACTTAAGTCTCCGAAACAAGCTATATAAAGGAAACTGATTCTTTTCTGACAGTACTAAAAAAACTCCATCAAATCCTTTATGCTTTCAGATAGAGTCCATGTTACCATTTTCTTGCCTATCTGTCAAGTGATGTTGGGACAAACGTTGAGTCTGTAAAATAATAATCCTAAATAATTAATTCCTCTTGAAGTCTTCCTAGTCCTCCTATGGATACAAATGCGTCCACCGCCTCTAAGAGTTTGTCTGTTGTTGGAAAAGTACAGATCTGGCAATAGCTTTTGCTGCTCCTCTCTTAGTTTTGTCTCTTCTCAGTAAGAGAATTGCTGTCTAgtggcttttccttctcttttggaTATGGCTCCATGGCATATCCATTTGAGTATCAGCTTAGTTTCCCTGAGGATGCTGGACtcaaattttcctttcagtcaTGGAAGATTGTTGCCTGTTGTACCTccatattaaaaattttgtcGGCAGTTTTGGAATCTAAAGGATTATGCATACTTATATTCTGTTGAACAGTAACTGAAATAGGTTATTAAATGCAATATTATCCCTTTTCCATCTCTATTTGGTATTCTGCAGTCCAAACTGGAAGTGCTTACAAAAAATATAAGGTAACTGAAGGATTTGGCCATGCAGTACACGTTCCTACTTGCTCActaaaatttatatatatacataagACAAATTAATCTCCCTTCCTTGAGTCAAGAATAGAGGAAGAGATTTACTTGGTCACTACTTCAAATTATGATTCAGAGAACTTCAAATAAGCTTTGCATCTCAACCATGAACACATAAAATAACTCAGTGAATATATCATACCATTCGTTGAGACACCAAAGTTATGAAACACTAAATTATCTTTCAGAAAAGTGGCAGAAGTGATCACAAAGGTGTTCTACACCAGTTTTGTAGTGTGGTGTCTGAACTGTTCAAATGTGTGTGACAGTTCCATTACCTCTTTTAAAACAGACAGTTGATACAAGTAAATAAGGTGAAATTCACTAAGAATTACACCCATTCATTTATGGTTGAAATCTTCATGCTATTAAGATAATTTCTGTATGCATGTACTTTCTATTGTAATAtgacattttataaaataatgaagtgTCATATTTGCATACATGTATCTCATTTTAATTCAAACTCTGTGTATCTCATTGagatgatttaaaataatacagctATCTGAAATGTTACAAAACACATACAAGAAAGGTAGCTGAGAAGCAAATTTGAACAGTAGCATCACCAGCAAATGTAAAAGAGGAATATACATACAAAATCCATAAAAGCTTACTGCAGAACAAAAGAGATGCCTGAATCTTTCCAAATACCCCTAAGAGTAAggcattctggaaaaaaacccaagtatgGTAACTTCAGAATGTGTCATTTCTTAATATTTGAACACTGAAAGTGTGTGCAGCAGGAGAGACCAGTGACACTTCTTATCAGTTCAGAATACTCAGCATTTATAGGGATTCAAAAAAACCAGGTCAGCAAAATTGCTGTATAAATAAGTGAAGAGTTATTAGAAGCAGGGTGTAAGGTAGTCACagagtgagaaaaataaaaattgcaaatatttatgGATACGAAAGTCAGTGTATAGTTTAGTGTAATACAAAATATGAACAAAtcctaataaaaaaaccccaaacccagaaaTGTTTAAgaaagcttgcttttttttttttttctaagttgaACAACTGTCTCCtagaattttctgtccttaaaatacaaaatgcttgAGGCTTGAAGGCAACAAAAATGACGTGGTTTAACCTATATGCACGTCATGTGTAGTACTTTTGTGATGATTGCTGCTAGAATGGGAGACAATATTAAACCCATGTGCAAAAGGCTGTAATTCATGCTTAAGTAAATGACTGGAAGTCTTTCTTGAACTCAGAGAGGTTTTAAGCcataaaactaaataaatactaaaatttGTAAAAACTTGTCAAACAGTACACGGGATTTGCAAACCAAAATAGCAAATTATGTTTTTGGGCTTCACAAACCCAAGTTAGAGAGCACAAGAGACCCCTACCCCTGTCTGTAAGTGCATGGCTCAAGTTGTATCTTTGCTCATAATGCTCAGCCTGAATTTTGTACTTTTGAATGTATATTGAAATGGTTATATTTACTAGCTGCATAGCTGATACATAAAGTGCTTTCATTTTAGTTAAGCTTgttcttttaattgttttgaGATCATAAAAAGATAAAGCCTTAAAGAAATGCCCCAAATTATttcagcagttaaaaaaaaatgatagCAATTCTAAATGTCTTTTCATTATATTTCAGTTACTTTACCTTACagttcaattttttaaatagacACGTAGCACTTTGGTTCAACAAATTAATTTATACTTACTGCTCTTTTACTGAGAGCTTGCAAAGAGTATTTTGGTCACTATACAGAACATACCAATTCTGTCATAGTGCAGCACTGATGTCTACAGATGTAAAGTGTGCATTTTGGTAAAAGctacaaaatgggaaaaaatctaaaatatacCTGCATTTTCTAACTGAAAGGAAGGTAAAATGGAAATACCAGTCTGGTTATTTTCTATACCTTTTCCTGTCATCATCTTTTACAGAACGGACATCAAGGCTGATGCCACATTGTTTTCAATTATCACACTTTCCATCTTATTAGCAAATTGATTTTGAGGCCTAATCATCTTCTgctacaaaatatttaaatacaatcTTTTATTGGCAAAACATTAAAAGCTGATGAGTCCAAGAGTTTCAGGCCAAAACTTTTTCTTAATGCACTGTCCTCTTTGTATCCAAATGTTATTGTCCATTCTGCTTGCTCTGCACTTTTCTCAAGCCTGTGGCAGGGTTGGAAATGCAAAGGTCAATTAAGGATAAGTTTGAATTTGATTATTCTTCCTTTATAGTTTAGGATATTTTCAATACTTTGCTTACAATTATGTTCATTAtgtattgttttcctttcatcagAATAAGTGGAGAGTTGTATTTAATGGCCTTATTTTTTGCTTAGCTGCCAGGTGCCAGCTTAGACTTTTTTAAGTCTAAGCTAATCTATGATGGCATACTGTGATttttgggttgattttttttcagcacctTATCTCTCTGCTAATTGGATAAACTAAATTATTTGGTATTTGTGGAAAAGGGTGTAGATGTTTTACGGGCAATTTATTTTAGGATTATATTTCTAGCTAGTGTGTGCTTTAAACTTTAGAATTAGACTAAAAAGCCATATGCATGTTTAAACATTTGGTTCTGATGTAACTACTGAAACACAAATGAATACAATGATAGTCCTTAGTTCATGCCACtcttcttaaaaacaaacaaacaaacaaaaaaaagacaacaaaccaacaaacaagtcttcctaaaaaaaagtctcattGCCCCTAgctgtcttccactgcattACCCATTTGCAGTACCGGTAGAATTTATCATCCCAGAGAGGTTATGAAGCCAAATGAGTTGCAGTTTAAGCAGTTTGGGAAACCTAGAGGGAAAACAGTCATGCAAATTGTTGGCTTGAAACTGCTGTTAACAACTGCATCTAGTAATATTTCACCTAGTGTCTAGTAGTGACTTAAGGCTGAGAATGGTGGtggtattattattattaccattaTTAAAGAGGTGATGCGATttttaaaatggcttttgtttctgttataGAGATAACTTCTAAAATTGCGAAGCAAACTAaggtttttctattttttttttttgttatatcTATGCCGTATTTCTGAAAGTTCTGTTTCCCAAGAGTAGTATGTGATAAAGAACAAGTTCTGTCTACCAATTCTCGTGTGACAGTAAAAACGACagtattttgcattaaaattgGAGGGACAGTCAACACACCTATCTcgcattttaaatgaaaataagcatAACTTCAGTAAGATGGATTTTACTACAGAACTAGAATTCCATTATCACCTGGTGCGAGAACATACCTGAGCATGTAGTGTTCCTTAGCTAGACGGCTGCAGCCCTGGCCTGGCGGGAACGGAGTTTGACGTTCCTGTGGCCGCGCTGGGATGCCCTGGGGCGGCTTGTGCAGAGAGCACCGAGAGCGGGGTAACTCGGCATTTCCGATTCCTTGCTTAGAGCCGAATAGTGCATCAATTTAATCGACTCACTGAGATGTAAACGAGCTTCCCTAATCAGACATGCTCAAGTGAGTTCTACCCTTTGCCTGGGGTGAGCTCGCTTGAGCGGGTCACTGATAATAACTGAAGTCCACGCAAGGGTTAAACCAGTTCACGTGTCTGCATTTGCTGTCGGACTAAGTTTCTGAAAACCTCAGAGAAACGGGGTGGAAGTGCTGTTGTGGAGGTGCCCGGTTATTACGGTTCTTCACCGTTTTCGGGTAGGGGCCCGTGCTTCCCCTTTATTTAGCACGGACTCGGACTCCGTTCGGTGACGCGGGGAGGGACAGAGCCCGGCGGGCGGCTGCGGCTGAGGAGCCGCGCCGCGCCCTGAGGCGAGGGGCGCTCCCGGGGGGGCCCCGCGGTCGGACCCCCCCACTCGCGGGGCGCCGCTCCGGCCGCGGCCGGGGGCACCGCAGCCCACCCGGGTCGGGGTGAATTCAGAGCCCGGCGCCGCTGTCCCGCGGTCTGGCCCCCAAGAGGCCGGAAAGGTCGGGGCCTGCACCTCCCCGCCTCTTTCGCCCAGGTTTCCCAGAGCTGTCATGGTCAGGCGCGGCTCCAGGGGAGGTTCCCCCcgtggtgaggggctgggggctgccccaACTGCCTCACTGCGGCAGGAGTGGAGCGCGGCTCCAAGGCACAGCTTGGCGGCCGGCGGAGCGGTGCCGCACACGCTTATTAAAGCCGCCTTTGCTCCCGGCTGC carries:
- the LOC116440046 gene encoding uncharacterized protein LOC116440046; this encodes MADIKPRLAASFSQPQRHSHSHTASRRARARRRPGGARAARPRRRGLGSAGRCERPERDRERGRARSCRSGIGAPGSGAQPGAKAALISVCGTAPPAAKLCLGAALHSCRSEAVGAAPSPSPRGEPPLEPRLTMTALGNLGERGGEVQAPTFPASWGPDRGTAAPGSEFTPTRVGCGAPGRGRSGAPRVGGSDRGAPPGAPLASGRGAAPQPQPPAGLCPSPRHRTESESVLNKGEARAPTRKR